Proteins from a genomic interval of Corynebacterium freiburgense:
- a CDS encoding serine hydrolase domain-containing protein yields MDSSALQTVLDQRLRGVIRTNGSNGPGAVALVVGPEGILAQASLGDLGLDSPVGLGSLSKSFTSRVLLSLVDRGLVKIDDEVARYIPNARVLPGTTLQNLAQHISGIRADGSLAADRKFRYSNVNYYLLGQVIEQVTKQPFRSVVYQAVLEPLGIEQINQCVSSYTYFFGGQIPSFEPSDFHSDPWISYAAGGVCMSARDAARYIQAYLDGTCNIERFIGESVELVSAEHDPAFGSRAKYGLGWAVRNSPAGQRVVFHTGKLPGFTTMFAVLPDQQRGVIILTNYGDFLVGTPAIEEVGEHIVAAVASGNMEYRVPSVGHQVAKARLRNLVGFGFYLVFCGFVSRRMPAWLSAGLAVVVPVTLRMVVRTPLRWIGRFVPDLASVLGCGSAILLWGAVRKRRR; encoded by the coding sequence ATGGATTCCTCTGCATTACAAACAGTTTTGGATCAGAGACTACGTGGAGTTATTCGTACAAACGGTTCGAATGGTCCTGGTGCCGTTGCGCTAGTGGTAGGTCCTGAAGGGATTCTTGCGCAAGCTTCACTCGGCGATTTGGGGCTTGATTCGCCTGTAGGGTTGGGGTCACTGAGTAAATCTTTTACGTCTAGGGTGCTGCTTTCGCTTGTGGATCGAGGTCTTGTAAAGATCGATGATGAAGTTGCACGCTATATCCCAAATGCTCGAGTGCTCCCAGGAACTACCCTGCAAAACCTGGCGCAGCACATCAGTGGAATTCGGGCGGATGGTTCCTTGGCCGCAGACCGGAAATTCCGGTATTCAAACGTAAATTACTACCTATTAGGTCAGGTTATTGAGCAAGTAACAAAACAGCCTTTCCGCTCAGTTGTGTATCAGGCAGTACTTGAACCTTTGGGGATTGAACAGATAAACCAATGTGTCTCGAGCTATACGTATTTCTTTGGTGGGCAAATACCCAGCTTTGAGCCATCGGATTTCCATTCGGATCCCTGGATTTCCTACGCCGCAGGTGGTGTCTGTATGAGTGCACGAGATGCCGCGCGCTATATCCAAGCGTATTTGGATGGCACATGCAATATTGAGCGTTTTATAGGGGAGTCAGTCGAGCTTGTTAGCGCCGAACATGATCCAGCGTTTGGCTCTCGGGCCAAATATGGTTTGGGTTGGGCAGTTCGAAATAGTCCGGCAGGACAACGGGTTGTGTTCCATACTGGGAAGCTGCCGGGATTTACAACAATGTTTGCGGTTTTGCCGGATCAGCAACGTGGTGTAATCATTCTCACCAATTATGGTGATTTTCTGGTTGGCACACCTGCAATCGAAGAAGTGGGCGAGCACATTGTTGCTGCTGTGGCTTCTGGAAACATGGAGTATCGTGTCCCATCGGTTGGGCATCAGGTAGCAAAGGCAAGGCTACGAAATTTAGTCGGGTTTGGCTTTTACCTGGTGTTTTGTGGATTTGTTTCGCGACGGATGCCAGCTTGGTTGAGTGCAGGTTTGGCGGTGGTGGTGCCGGTCACGCTACGCATGGTGGTACGGACTCCGCTCCGATGGATAGGTAGATTTGTCCCAGATCTTGCGAGTGTGTTGGGATGTGGATCGGCAATACTGCTGTGGGGTGCGGTAAGGAAGCGGCGTCGATAA
- a CDS encoding MFS transporter, with protein MVALALGGFGIGTTEFVSMGLLNLMAADFAVSEDAAGHVISAYALGVVVGAPLISALTGMVPRRRLLLVLMAAFVFGNIASAFATSYWSLIGARFIAGLPHGAYFSVAGLAAASMAPAGQRGRAVAMVGMGLSVATVIGVPAAQWLGVALGWAWAYVFVAATGVVCLLALWFLFPHMTLMKPTSPLTELGALGRSQVWLTLAIGTVGFGGMFAVYTYITWTMTDAGLSASWIWLVLMVYGVGMVAGNFAGGRMADRNVESGIAGSLIMILVSLITFYFATTINPWLAVANFGIIGFFGSTLVLSLQVRLMDVAGRAQTLAAALNHSALNLANALGAALGGTMIAAGYSYSAPALGGAALSAIALVLWVPAFALHKRAPRTASISETVGERQPVHV; from the coding sequence ATGGTTGCCCTCGCCCTTGGAGGTTTTGGTATTGGCACTACTGAATTTGTGTCAATGGGTCTGCTGAACCTTATGGCTGCGGATTTTGCCGTTTCTGAGGACGCAGCGGGCCATGTTATTTCTGCATATGCCCTTGGCGTGGTGGTCGGCGCACCGTTGATTAGCGCATTAACGGGCATGGTGCCGCGGCGCCGACTTTTGCTTGTGCTTATGGCGGCGTTTGTGTTTGGCAATATTGCCAGTGCCTTTGCTACCTCATATTGGAGTTTGATAGGGGCGCGGTTTATTGCTGGCTTACCGCATGGTGCGTATTTCTCCGTCGCTGGGCTTGCCGCAGCATCAATGGCGCCAGCAGGTCAGCGTGGTCGTGCCGTAGCCATGGTCGGTATGGGGCTTTCTGTAGCTACCGTAATTGGGGTTCCCGCAGCACAATGGCTAGGGGTTGCCCTTGGTTGGGCATGGGCCTATGTATTTGTCGCAGCAACTGGTGTGGTGTGTTTGCTGGCATTGTGGTTCCTATTTCCGCATATGACCCTTATGAAACCAACCAGTCCGCTTACGGAACTCGGGGCGCTGGGGCGTTCACAAGTTTGGTTAACGCTAGCAATCGGGACCGTCGGATTCGGCGGCATGTTTGCGGTGTATACATATATCACTTGGACCATGACCGATGCAGGGCTTAGTGCTTCCTGGATTTGGCTGGTGCTTATGGTGTACGGCGTAGGCATGGTTGCCGGTAATTTCGCTGGTGGCCGAATGGCAGACCGCAATGTAGAAAGCGGTATTGCTGGTTCATTAATTATGATTCTGGTCAGCCTTATTACCTTCTATTTTGCTACCACTATAAACCCATGGCTTGCCGTAGCGAACTTTGGAATTATTGGGTTTTTCGGCTCTACGCTCGTGCTTTCGCTCCAGGTTCGGCTTATGGATGTTGCGGGCCGCGCCCAAACTCTTGCTGCGGCCCTGAACCACTCTGCATTAAACCTGGCCAATGCTCTTGGTGCGGCACTTGGCGGCACCATGATTGCAGCGGGCTATAGCTATAGTGCACCGGCACTGGGTGGTGCTGCACTATCCGCCATCGCCTTGGTGCTGTGGGTCCCTGCATTTGCCCTACACAAACGTGCACCACGTACTGCGTCGATTTCCGAAACCGTAGGCGAACGCCAACCGGTACATGTATAG
- a CDS encoding exodeoxyribonuclease III gives MLTITTVNVNGIRAAVKERSETNLGFLHWLANSGSDVVLLQEVRASEKDTLKALAPVLDSGWHFAGAEAAAKGRAGVGILSRTPLIDVAVGIEDFEDSGRYIEATTADIRVASLYLPSGEAGSEKQDEKYRFLDIFEDVLGKKAKEHSDMVIGGDWNICHRQQDLKNWKTNQKRSGFLPDERAFMDAVFGTFPDAETQIPAYGDYLGAVEYVSERRREANTEPVWFDVARRLQPEDALYSWWSYRGRAFDTDAGWRIDYQAVTKNMLERAQRTWVDKAEAYDMRWSDHAPVNVQYL, from the coding sequence ATGCTTACCATCACCACCGTGAATGTCAACGGTATTCGCGCAGCTGTAAAAGAACGCAGTGAAACCAACCTTGGCTTCCTTCACTGGCTTGCAAACTCAGGTTCGGACGTTGTACTGCTGCAAGAAGTTCGGGCGAGCGAAAAAGACACCCTGAAGGCTCTTGCACCTGTACTTGATTCCGGTTGGCATTTCGCCGGCGCTGAAGCTGCAGCAAAAGGCCGCGCCGGGGTTGGCATCCTCTCCCGTACTCCGCTTATCGACGTCGCGGTAGGTATAGAAGACTTTGAAGATTCCGGTCGCTATATCGAAGCGACCACAGCAGATATTCGTGTAGCCTCGCTTTACTTGCCTTCCGGAGAAGCCGGAAGCGAAAAACAAGACGAAAAATACCGATTCTTAGATATTTTCGAAGATGTATTAGGCAAGAAAGCTAAAGAACACAGCGATATGGTGATTGGGGGAGACTGGAATATTTGTCACCGGCAGCAAGACCTTAAAAACTGGAAAACCAACCAAAAGCGATCTGGATTCCTCCCCGATGAACGTGCATTTATGGATGCCGTTTTTGGAACATTTCCTGATGCTGAAACCCAAATCCCCGCCTATGGAGATTACCTAGGTGCTGTTGAATACGTAAGTGAGCGACGTCGAGAAGCAAATACTGAGCCGGTATGGTTCGATGTTGCCCGTCGACTCCAGCCGGAGGATGCCCTATATAGTTGGTGGTCCTACCGCGGCAGAGCCTTTGACACCGATGCTGGATGGCGTATCGACTACCAAGCGGTAACGAAAAACATGCTTGAACGAGCACAGCGCACCTGGGTAGATAAAGCCGAAGCATACGACATGCGGTGGTCCGATCATGCTCCCGTAAATGTGCAATACCTTTAG
- a CDS encoding LGFP repeat-containing protein, which yields MNHSKALPLSLIFAVLGVGSLIAANVFLSAPSADHGPTFTYKEVQAVAAAQPTPLDASLPSKEEIEQFTGGMVQQQATKAAHVPLAAHPEPIEKEYQRLGGETGSLGKPLTEIVEAGNHGAKAVYEKGMILWSPRTGAHALYNEFLLKYILLGGEQGILGFPTTRIEKVGTGARQGFEQAAWLYSSQESGVHYVGGRIHEHWQERGGVDGDYGFPKTDIVNVGSDTAGQFDRAVIFGDNKVILSNSRTGVVSEAAFGATE from the coding sequence GTGAATCACTCAAAAGCATTACCACTGTCCTTAATCTTCGCGGTGCTTGGCGTCGGCTCACTTATAGCCGCAAACGTATTTTTGAGTGCGCCAAGCGCCGACCACGGACCAACGTTTACCTACAAAGAAGTCCAAGCTGTTGCAGCCGCACAACCCACTCCATTGGACGCAAGCCTGCCCAGCAAAGAAGAAATTGAACAATTCACTGGCGGTATGGTCCAACAACAAGCTACCAAAGCCGCTCATGTGCCTTTAGCAGCCCACCCGGAACCCATCGAAAAAGAGTATCAACGCCTTGGTGGGGAAACAGGTTCTTTAGGTAAACCGCTTACTGAAATCGTAGAAGCAGGCAATCACGGTGCCAAAGCAGTCTACGAAAAAGGCATGATCCTCTGGTCCCCACGGACCGGAGCCCATGCCCTTTATAACGAATTCCTACTCAAGTACATTCTCCTCGGAGGTGAGCAAGGTATCCTGGGATTTCCCACAACCAGAATCGAAAAAGTAGGAACAGGGGCCCGGCAAGGATTTGAACAAGCGGCCTGGCTATATTCTTCGCAAGAAAGCGGAGTGCATTATGTGGGCGGCCGAATCCATGAACACTGGCAAGAACGCGGCGGTGTGGATGGCGACTACGGCTTTCCGAAAACTGACATTGTCAATGTAGGAAGTGATACCGCAGGGCAGTTCGACCGCGCCGTAATCTTCGGAGACAATAAGGTAATTCTTTCAAATTCACGGACGGGTGTGGTCAGTGAAGCAGCCTTTGGTGCGACCGAGTAG
- the trpS gene encoding tryptophan--tRNA ligase has translation MTTPEKKQRVLSGIQPTGDSYHLGNYLGALKQWINLQKEFEAYYFIPDLHAITVEQDPKELRHRTVAGAAQLIALGIDPEKSTLFVQSHVPEHAELCWVLTCLTGFGEASRMTQFKDKSAKRGAEHTSAGLFTYPMLMAADILLYRPQFVPVGEDQRQHLELTRNLAERFNSRYKKTFPVPEPFIPQGAAKIYDLQNPTAKMSKSDGDSRGLINLLDDPKVSTKRIKSAVTDNEAEIRYDKEAKPGVSNLLVIQSSLTDTPIDELVAKYEGKGYGALKVDTAEALEAFTTPLKARFDELMADQGELERILAAGADRAREVATRTLADVYDRIGFLARK, from the coding sequence ATGACAACCCCCGAGAAAAAGCAGCGTGTACTCTCCGGCATCCAACCTACAGGAGATTCTTATCACCTAGGGAACTACTTAGGCGCGCTTAAGCAATGGATTAACCTCCAAAAAGAGTTTGAAGCGTACTACTTTATCCCGGATCTTCACGCCATTACCGTGGAACAAGATCCAAAGGAACTACGCCACCGCACAGTCGCCGGAGCAGCACAACTTATTGCCCTAGGCATTGATCCCGAAAAATCGACGCTCTTTGTGCAATCACACGTGCCTGAACACGCTGAACTTTGCTGGGTACTCACCTGCCTTACTGGCTTTGGGGAAGCATCCCGAATGACCCAATTCAAAGATAAATCCGCAAAACGCGGTGCCGAGCACACCTCAGCAGGGCTGTTCACCTACCCAATGCTTATGGCCGCAGACATCCTGCTTTACCGGCCACAATTCGTTCCCGTGGGCGAAGACCAACGTCAGCACCTGGAACTCACCCGGAATTTGGCAGAACGTTTTAACTCTCGCTATAAAAAAACATTCCCAGTGCCAGAACCTTTTATTCCGCAAGGCGCTGCAAAGATCTATGATCTCCAAAACCCCACGGCGAAAATGAGCAAGTCTGATGGTGATTCAAGGGGATTGATAAATCTGCTGGATGATCCTAAAGTTTCTACAAAGCGAATCAAAAGTGCTGTTACTGATAACGAAGCTGAAATTCGCTATGACAAAGAAGCAAAGCCAGGTGTGTCAAACCTGTTGGTCATTCAATCTTCCCTTACTGACACCCCAATTGATGAGCTCGTTGCCAAATACGAAGGTAAAGGCTATGGAGCCCTTAAAGTAGACACTGCTGAAGCATTAGAAGCATTTACTACACCATTGAAAGCCCGTTTTGATGAACTCATGGCTGACCAAGGAGAATTAGAACGAATTCTCGCTGCAGGTGCTGACCGTGCCCGTGAAGTAGCCACCCGTACCCTCGCGGATGTGTATGACCGAATTGGATTCTTAGCCCGAAAGTAG
- the yhjD gene encoding inner membrane protein YhjD — MAATTQTRRDEFGIERVSPDKPGFVDRYRQQWPWFDHVMRMHERYVEMGGSQYAAGITYFSVLSMFPILMLAFAGIAFALANRPEMVVEIQEQIAAQVSGDVADPINTIVETAISQRGAVAGVGAATALWSGLAWMYNLRYGVSKMWKFDPHAGNFLRDKLKDLLGLVGLLVAFVFAFGITAVGSSGLAYRIVAWIGADDIPGIFTLLWFVSLILGVLANYVVFFWLIKYMPRVKVPPRSALKAAWIGAIGFELFKQVASLFFASALTNPAGATFGPIIGVMVLLYFIWQILLYCSAWAATTEESLAQTKPAVPEPAVIRVRQEIRVAPSPRSMATAAAAGAAATAVIARLFRRPRG; from the coding sequence ATGGCAGCGACCACACAAACCCGACGAGATGAATTTGGTATTGAGCGAGTAAGCCCAGACAAACCGGGGTTTGTGGATCGCTACCGCCAACAATGGCCCTGGTTCGACCACGTCATGCGTATGCATGAACGCTATGTTGAAATGGGCGGCAGCCAATACGCCGCTGGCATTACCTACTTTTCCGTGCTTTCAATGTTTCCGATACTGATGCTCGCTTTTGCGGGCATTGCATTTGCATTGGCTAACCGCCCAGAAATGGTTGTGGAAATCCAAGAACAGATCGCTGCCCAGGTATCTGGGGATGTTGCTGACCCAATTAACACAATTGTGGAAACCGCAATTAGCCAACGCGGTGCCGTAGCTGGAGTCGGTGCGGCCACAGCTCTATGGTCCGGTTTGGCTTGGATGTACAACCTGCGGTATGGGGTGTCCAAAATGTGGAAATTCGACCCACACGCAGGAAATTTCCTGCGGGACAAGCTCAAAGACCTACTAGGTCTCGTTGGTTTGCTCGTCGCTTTCGTGTTTGCATTCGGTATTACTGCTGTGGGCTCTTCCGGGCTGGCTTACCGAATTGTGGCATGGATAGGCGCAGATGATATTCCAGGCATTTTTACGCTGCTCTGGTTTGTTTCGCTCATCCTTGGTGTACTTGCGAATTACGTTGTATTTTTCTGGTTAATCAAGTACATGCCGCGTGTAAAGGTGCCTCCAAGGTCAGCATTAAAAGCCGCTTGGATTGGGGCTATAGGCTTTGAGCTTTTTAAACAGGTAGCCTCGTTATTCTTTGCCAGTGCGCTTACAAACCCTGCTGGTGCCACCTTCGGGCCGATTATCGGCGTAATGGTTTTGTTGTACTTTATTTGGCAAATACTTTTGTATTGCTCTGCATGGGCAGCGACTACCGAAGAATCGCTTGCCCAAACAAAACCTGCGGTTCCGGAGCCAGCCGTAATCCGCGTTCGCCAGGAAATTCGAGTGGCGCCTTCGCCGCGGAGTATGGCTACAGCAGCTGCAGCAGGTGCAGCAGCCACTGCTGTAATAGCACGCTTGTTCCGTCGCCCTCGGGGTTAG
- a CDS encoding adenosine deaminase: MTSPLPLSEEIVHELPKVLLHDHLDGGLRPSTIIELAADCGYGDLPTTNPTKLKQWFFDAANSGSLPKYLETFAHTCAVMQTAQAIERVACEAVEDLAADNVIYAELRFAPEQHQEAGLTLQEVVDAAVRGVDKGVAVVADMGKTIYVRLILCGMRHAERTAEIAQLMVDNYQPGGTIAGYDIAGAEDGFLPSKHAEAFALLRENFVPFTIHAGEAAGLESLESAVRQGTCRIGHGARIYEDISADMSGITLGRMASYVCDRRIPLELCPTSNVQTGVVDNLLDHPFPLLYELGFSCTVNTDNRLVSDTTMTKEMMVLVDAFDFGLGELYELTLNAIRSAFIPQQLREEIIGALIDPAYEELLVKHGFASEDAVLNQTGSIAPHEDHAGGLGQLTQDDLDAIDPQTLADLGIDLKDLGLDNQK, from the coding sequence ATGACTTCTCCATTACCGCTGTCTGAAGAAATTGTGCACGAATTACCAAAAGTTCTTCTCCATGATCACTTGGATGGTGGATTGCGGCCATCCACAATTATCGAATTAGCCGCCGACTGTGGTTACGGGGACCTGCCAACCACCAATCCCACAAAACTCAAGCAGTGGTTTTTCGACGCCGCCAACTCCGGCTCCCTGCCAAAGTACCTCGAAACATTTGCACACACGTGCGCAGTGATGCAGACCGCGCAAGCAATCGAACGCGTAGCTTGCGAAGCTGTTGAAGACCTCGCCGCCGATAATGTTATCTACGCAGAACTCCGATTTGCTCCAGAACAACATCAAGAGGCCGGACTCACCCTCCAAGAAGTTGTCGACGCCGCTGTGCGGGGCGTCGACAAGGGCGTCGCTGTAGTGGCAGACATGGGCAAAACAATCTATGTAAGACTTATTCTCTGTGGCATGCGTCATGCCGAACGCACAGCCGAAATAGCGCAACTCATGGTGGATAACTACCAACCCGGCGGCACAATCGCGGGCTACGACATCGCCGGTGCCGAAGACGGTTTCCTACCATCCAAACATGCCGAAGCCTTTGCCCTCCTTAGGGAAAACTTTGTTCCATTCACCATCCACGCTGGTGAAGCTGCAGGGCTCGAGTCACTTGAATCCGCAGTACGGCAAGGCACCTGCCGCATTGGACACGGTGCACGAATCTATGAAGATATCTCTGCCGATATGTCCGGAATTACCTTAGGACGAATGGCCTCCTATGTCTGTGACCGGCGCATCCCCCTTGAGCTTTGCCCAACATCGAACGTTCAAACCGGCGTGGTAGATAACCTTCTCGATCATCCGTTCCCGCTGCTATATGAACTCGGATTCTCTTGCACTGTTAATACTGATAATCGCCTCGTTTCAGACACCACCATGACAAAAGAAATGATGGTCCTTGTCGATGCTTTTGATTTCGGTCTTGGCGAACTCTACGAATTAACGCTTAATGCGATTCGCAGCGCATTTATCCCACAACAGTTACGTGAAGAAATAATCGGCGCGCTGATAGATCCAGCATACGAAGAACTCTTGGTCAAACACGGATTCGCTTCTGAAGATGCTGTGCTCAACCAAACCGGCAGTATAGCCCCACATGAAGACCATGCCGGCGGACTAGGACAACTCACCCAAGATGACCTCGATGCAATCGATCCGCAAACCCTCGCGGACTTGGGAATCGACCTCAAAGACCTGGGCTTGGACAACCAAAAATAA
- a CDS encoding C40 family peptidase, protein MIQGMIEDLQRRIPHLEIQPVTLPDITAAAPLAEALGIELPLIGAHNELADDLEHINRLVQDLPDIESQLTNLAGQVLNHIGGLLPRLATFEPAAFAELTQLPNIVSGIADQLMPDLGPATAELQRIAESTAGLELTVDNVVESVTGGASTSGEQAVAAARSAIGTPYCWGGTTPGVGLDCSGLTQWAWRQAGIELPRLAEDQTIGREISEAELQPGDLVVWDGHVAMYSGNGNIIEAGDPVQESPLRTTNMGMAFKGFFRPTG, encoded by the coding sequence ATGATCCAAGGCATGATCGAAGATCTGCAACGGCGTATCCCCCATCTAGAAATTCAGCCAGTAACTCTCCCCGATATCACCGCTGCTGCCCCACTGGCAGAAGCGCTTGGTATCGAACTTCCACTTATTGGTGCCCACAACGAACTTGCCGACGATCTCGAACACATCAATCGTCTTGTACAGGACCTACCCGATATTGAATCGCAACTCACCAATCTCGCGGGCCAGGTACTCAATCATATTGGTGGATTACTACCCCGCCTGGCCACCTTTGAACCAGCCGCCTTCGCAGAACTCACCCAATTGCCAAATATCGTATCCGGTATTGCAGACCAGCTTATGCCCGATTTAGGACCAGCAACCGCAGAGCTCCAGCGGATTGCAGAATCTACAGCCGGGCTTGAACTTACCGTAGACAATGTTGTGGAAAGCGTCACTGGAGGGGCGTCGACAAGCGGTGAACAAGCAGTGGCAGCCGCCCGCAGTGCCATAGGAACGCCTTACTGCTGGGGCGGTACCACGCCAGGGGTCGGTCTTGATTGCTCCGGACTCACACAGTGGGCGTGGAGACAAGCCGGAATCGAACTGCCGCGGCTTGCCGAAGACCAAACAATTGGGCGAGAAATAAGCGAAGCAGAACTACAACCCGGCGACCTTGTGGTGTGGGACGGGCACGTGGCCATGTACTCCGGCAATGGAAACATCATCGAAGCAGGCGACCCCGTGCAAGAAAGCCCATTGCGGACCACCAATATGGGTATGGCCTTTAAAGGTTTCTTTCGACCGACCGGGTAG
- the upp gene encoding uracil phosphoribosyltransferase encodes MQITVVNHPLAASRLTIMRDARSDNTAFRAALADLGTMLIYEASRGLPVEHFDTQTPVAMAQGTRLKNPPIIVPVIRAGLGMIDPALKMIPDAQVGFIGLARNEETHEPVPYLEALPEDLTGQPVFVVDPMLATGGSLLYAIRLLHERGATDITAVCMVSAQPGVDALADSGLPVRLVTATIDPELNEAAYIVPGLGDAGDRLYGPRNIDF; translated from the coding sequence ATGCAGATCACCGTTGTCAACCATCCACTTGCTGCTTCTCGACTCACGATTATGCGCGATGCCCGCAGTGATAACACTGCATTTCGGGCAGCGCTTGCTGATCTTGGAACCATGCTGATCTATGAAGCCTCACGAGGCCTCCCAGTGGAACACTTTGATACTCAAACACCTGTTGCAATGGCACAGGGGACGAGGCTCAAGAATCCGCCGATTATTGTGCCTGTGATTCGGGCTGGATTGGGCATGATTGACCCAGCACTGAAAATGATTCCAGATGCCCAGGTTGGTTTTATTGGACTGGCCCGTAATGAAGAAACCCACGAGCCGGTGCCATACCTTGAAGCCCTTCCCGAAGACTTGACTGGGCAACCGGTATTTGTAGTGGATCCTATGTTGGCCACGGGCGGATCGCTGTTATATGCAATTCGTCTTTTGCATGAAAGGGGAGCCACGGACATTACAGCGGTATGTATGGTATCCGCGCAGCCAGGCGTTGATGCATTGGCGGATTCCGGTTTGCCGGTTCGGTTGGTCACGGCCACGATCGATCCAGAACTTAATGAAGCAGCGTATATTGTCCCGGGCCTAGGTGATGCCGGCGATAGGTTGTATGGTCCCCGGAATATCGATTTTTAG
- a CDS encoding phospho-sugar mutase, with amino-acid sequence MTLLTFGTAGLRAPVGPGPGQMNVAQVARTTAGVAAWLAQRSARLHLQHAPLESVALHKDDGPLQVVVGFDARYGSHTFATTAAEVLAGAGVEVLLLPMPTPTPLLSWLIRDRKCDAGIQITASQNPATDNGYKVFDSDGRQITSEDAHAIEAAISEVAQVPRVSVRPGADQLRRYLDEVVEIVNPGTDLLKVNNERAACKVVYTAMHGVGGRALHHALQASGFALSFPVEEQLHPDPTFPTVRFPNPEEPEAVELLLATAAEVEADVLVALDPDADRCAVGYRRGDQYIMLRGDELGPLLAHRLVPEGGVVATTVVSSQLLQKMAEKRGWGYCETLTGFKNLSRAHEELVFAYEEAVGTSPAPQMVPDKDGIATALIACAWAAELKALGRTLGDELDSLHREFGVHLGTQVPVRTTAPQAFVDALRDNPPTQLAGFPTTCTMLPADQGLIFTGEWEEGTFRLIARASGTERKAKLYLEVVSPCRPAAERILAELRSDAEELAISH; translated from the coding sequence ATGACCTTATTAACGTTCGGTACCGCTGGTTTGCGCGCGCCGGTGGGTCCTGGCCCCGGGCAAATGAACGTTGCGCAGGTGGCACGTACAACCGCAGGGGTAGCTGCTTGGTTAGCTCAGCGTTCCGCCAGACTGCATTTGCAGCATGCCCCTTTAGAGTCGGTAGCACTCCATAAAGATGATGGCCCATTGCAGGTAGTAGTGGGTTTTGATGCCCGCTACGGTTCCCACACCTTTGCCACCACAGCTGCCGAAGTGCTTGCTGGCGCAGGAGTTGAAGTGCTATTGCTCCCAATGCCCACCCCCACTCCATTACTCTCGTGGCTGATTCGTGATCGCAAATGTGATGCAGGAATTCAAATCACTGCATCCCAAAATCCAGCAACGGACAATGGCTATAAAGTCTTTGATTCAGATGGTCGGCAAATTACCTCCGAAGATGCCCATGCCATTGAAGCGGCAATTTCGGAAGTCGCCCAGGTTCCCCGAGTGTCTGTTCGACCCGGCGCGGATCAATTGCGGCGTTATTTGGATGAGGTTGTAGAAATAGTTAACCCCGGCACGGATTTGCTTAAGGTGAATAATGAACGCGCCGCCTGCAAAGTGGTGTACACCGCTATGCACGGAGTTGGCGGCCGTGCGCTACATCATGCCCTGCAAGCGAGTGGGTTTGCACTAAGTTTTCCGGTTGAGGAGCAATTGCACCCAGATCCAACTTTTCCAACGGTCCGTTTCCCAAACCCAGAGGAGCCGGAAGCTGTGGAGTTATTACTTGCGACGGCCGCAGAGGTTGAGGCGGACGTATTGGTTGCGCTGGACCCTGATGCAGATCGTTGCGCTGTCGGTTATCGGCGCGGTGACCAGTACATTATGCTGCGTGGCGATGAACTCGGCCCACTGCTTGCGCATCGCCTAGTACCAGAAGGTGGCGTTGTAGCTACCACTGTGGTGTCTTCCCAATTGCTTCAAAAAATGGCAGAAAAACGCGGCTGGGGTTATTGCGAAACTTTAACCGGGTTTAAAAACCTCTCCCGCGCCCACGAAGAACTGGTGTTCGCTTATGAGGAGGCCGTTGGTACCTCACCAGCACCGCAAATGGTCCCCGATAAAGATGGCATCGCCACCGCGCTCATTGCCTGCGCTTGGGCCGCCGAGTTAAAGGCCCTTGGCAGAACACTCGGCGACGAGCTCGACTCCCTGCACCGCGAATTTGGCGTACACCTAGGCACTCAGGTCCCGGTTCGTACTACCGCCCCTCAGGCGTTTGTCGACGCCCTGCGCGACAACCCACCCACCCAGCTCGCGGGTTTCCCGACCACTTGCACTATGCTTCCCGCTGATCAAGGGCTTATTTTCACCGGCGAATGGGAAGAGGGTACCTTCCGGCTTATCGCCCGCGCATCTGGAACCGAACGCAAGGCGAAACTCTATCTTGAAGTAGTAAGCCCGTGCCGGCCAGCTGCCGAACGCATACTGGCCGAATTGCGTAGTGATGCCGAGGAACTAGCGATTAGCCACTAA